One window from the genome of Cyclobacterium amurskyense encodes:
- a CDS encoding 4-hydroxy-3-methylbut-2-enyl diphosphate reductase — translation MEVTIDKNSGYCFGVEYAIKMAEDEMESNSKLYCLGDIVHNAMEVNRLSNKGLVVIDRENLEDLHDCKVLIRAHGEPPETYRTAIKNNIELIDASCPVVLKLQHRVKSAFDKMEKQSGQIVIYGKKGHAEVIGLTGQTLEKAIVVMDDEDLDQIDFTRPVTLFSQTTKSTKGFYELKAKIEEKIKEARGTLEDMDFNANDSICRQVSNREPQLQKFSEDNDVIVFVAGKKSSNGKALYQVCKNTNERSFFVENETEIKLEWLHPEDKIGICGATSTPMWLMDQVKEHILSLDKNSIEANI, via the coding sequence ATGGAAGTTACAATAGATAAGAATTCCGGTTATTGTTTTGGTGTAGAATATGCCATTAAGATGGCTGAGGATGAAATGGAAAGTAATTCCAAGCTTTATTGCCTGGGAGACATTGTGCACAATGCCATGGAGGTCAATCGCCTAAGCAACAAAGGTCTCGTGGTCATTGACCGAGAAAATTTAGAGGACTTACATGACTGTAAAGTTCTAATTAGAGCTCATGGTGAACCGCCAGAAACCTATAGAACTGCCATAAAAAACAATATAGAATTAATAGATGCATCCTGCCCTGTAGTGTTGAAACTGCAACATCGTGTAAAAAGTGCTTTTGATAAGATGGAAAAGCAGAGCGGTCAAATCGTAATCTACGGAAAAAAAGGACATGCTGAAGTAATTGGCTTAACCGGACAGACGCTTGAGAAAGCTATAGTGGTAATGGATGATGAAGATTTGGATCAAATTGATTTCACCAGACCTGTTACTCTTTTCAGCCAAACGACCAAAAGCACCAAAGGATTTTATGAGCTAAAAGCCAAAATCGAAGAAAAAATAAAAGAGGCCAGAGGCACTTTGGAAGACATGGACTTTAATGCGAACGATTCCATCTGCCGACAAGTATCAAACAGGGAGCCTCAGCTTCAGAAATTTTCTGAAGACAATGATGTGATTGTTTTTGTTGCTGGGAAAAAGAGTTCAAATGGCAAAGCACTCTACCAGGTATGTAAAAACACCAATGAAAGAAGTTTCTTTGTAGAGAATGAAACGGAAATAAAACTGGAATGGCTACACCCAGAGGATAAAATTGGTATTTGTGGTGCAACATCCACTCCAATGTGGCTAATGGACCAAGTAAAGGAACATATTTTGTCACTTGATAAAAACAGTATCGAGGCAAACATTTGA
- the cmk gene encoding (d)CMP kinase has protein sequence MKKIIVAIDGYSGCGKSTTAKAVAKVLQYTYLDSGAMYRAVTLFFLRNNTDLTNSQDIISNLKEIKITFHFNEAKGIQEIFMNGENVENEIRGMAVSSYVSEVSKLENVRTEMVNIQRKMGIDKGIVMDGRDIGTVVFPEAELKIFMTADTTIRAERRQKELLENGERISLDSVKENLESRDAIDTGRAVSPLKKASDAIEIDTSYLAFKDQVSKIIELAKERMN, from the coding sequence ATGAAAAAAATTATCGTTGCCATCGATGGGTATTCAGGATGCGGAAAAAGCACTACAGCAAAAGCAGTAGCAAAGGTCTTGCAATACACCTATCTTGATTCTGGTGCCATGTACAGGGCAGTCACCCTGTTTTTTTTAAGAAATAACACAGATCTCACTAATTCACAAGACATTATAAGTAATCTTAAGGAAATAAAAATTACCTTTCATTTCAATGAAGCAAAAGGAATACAGGAAATTTTTATGAATGGAGAAAATGTCGAAAATGAAATCAGAGGAATGGCAGTGTCCTCCTATGTAAGTGAGGTTAGCAAATTGGAAAATGTTCGCACCGAAATGGTAAACATTCAAAGAAAAATGGGTATTGATAAAGGAATCGTTATGGATGGTCGCGACATCGGTACTGTAGTTTTTCCAGAGGCAGAACTGAAAATTTTTATGACAGCTGACACCACCATTCGCGCAGAAAGACGACAAAAGGAACTTTTGGAAAATGGGGAAAGAATAAGTCTTGACTCAGTAAAAGAAAACTTGGAATCCCGTGACGCAATAGATACAGGAAGAGCTGTAAGCCCATTAAAAAAAGCATCAGACGCCATAGAGATAGACACCAGTTATCTTGCATTCAAAGATCAGGTGTCAAAAATAATTGAGTTGGCTAAAGAAAGAATGAACTAA
- the ade gene encoding adenine deaminase produces the protein MSSAFMVRGKFVDIENRKIFPVEILVSEGKIVNLNQVSSAPNRYIFPGFIDSHVHIESSLLIPSEFARLATLHGTVATVSDPHEIANVCGLEGVEFMIKNGNQTPFKFFFGAPSCVPATSFETAGAVIDSDAIATLLKRNDIHYLAEMMNWPGVLSGDEEVKKKIAWAKKLNKPVDGHAPGLTGVNAEKYIKAGMSTDHECVYLEEARHKAKLGMKIAIREGSAAKNFDALIDLLDEYPDQIMFCSDDKHPDSLLEGHINQLAARAVRKGKDLFQVLRACCITPVKHYNLDVGLLKPNDAADFIVVEDLINFNVLETYISGELVAKEGNTKISPVTCSPINNFNTNKVKAKDFELIHEGGKAKVIQALDSQLITSTLMTEVPSLDGKVVPDLEKDILKIAVINRYQPNSKPAVALVKNFGLQNGAIGSSVAHDSHNIIVVGTSDEQMARAANLIIENKGGLSVVNLRESFVLGLKIAGLMSDADGFVVAKDYIDIDIKAKELGCTLLSPYMTLSFMALLVIPQIKLSDKGLFDCDFFMFTNVFGQEKGI, from the coding sequence ATGTCATCAGCTTTTATGGTTAGAGGGAAATTTGTAGACATAGAAAATAGGAAGATTTTCCCAGTAGAAATTTTAGTTTCTGAAGGTAAAATAGTAAACCTGAATCAGGTTAGTTCAGCTCCAAACAGATATATTTTCCCAGGATTTATTGATTCCCATGTTCACATTGAGTCCTCCTTACTTATTCCTTCAGAATTTGCTAGACTGGCTACGCTGCATGGAACAGTGGCGACTGTTTCTGACCCGCATGAAATAGCCAATGTTTGTGGGCTTGAAGGAGTGGAATTCATGATTAAGAATGGAAATCAAACGCCATTTAAATTTTTCTTTGGCGCTCCATCATGTGTTCCAGCTACCTCATTTGAAACAGCAGGTGCGGTGATTGACAGTGACGCAATAGCAACGTTACTTAAACGGAATGACATTCATTATTTGGCTGAAATGATGAATTGGCCAGGAGTACTTTCGGGAGATGAAGAAGTAAAGAAAAAAATTGCATGGGCAAAAAAGCTCAATAAGCCTGTAGATGGACATGCTCCAGGCCTGACAGGAGTAAATGCTGAGAAATACATCAAGGCTGGGATGTCTACAGATCATGAATGCGTGTATTTAGAGGAGGCTAGACATAAGGCAAAATTAGGGATGAAAATTGCCATTAGGGAAGGCAGTGCGGCGAAAAATTTTGATGCCTTGATAGATCTATTGGATGAGTATCCAGATCAAATAATGTTCTGCTCTGATGATAAGCATCCTGATAGTTTGTTGGAAGGACATATAAACCAATTGGCTGCAAGGGCTGTTAGAAAAGGAAAGGACCTTTTTCAAGTGCTTAGGGCTTGCTGCATAACTCCAGTAAAACATTACAATCTTGATGTAGGTTTACTAAAACCCAATGATGCAGCAGATTTTATTGTGGTAGAAGACCTGATAAATTTTAATGTTTTAGAAACCTATATTTCTGGAGAACTGGTTGCTAAAGAGGGAAATACGAAAATTTCACCTGTGACCTGCAGTCCTATAAATAATTTTAATACAAATAAGGTAAAGGCAAAAGATTTTGAATTGATTCACGAAGGAGGGAAAGCTAAGGTAATTCAAGCGCTAGATTCTCAGTTGATCACTTCAACTCTTATGACTGAAGTACCTTCTTTGGATGGTAAGGTAGTACCAGACCTTGAAAAAGACATTCTCAAAATTGCCGTTATCAATAGGTACCAGCCAAATAGCAAACCAGCGGTAGCTTTGGTAAAAAACTTTGGTTTGCAAAATGGAGCCATTGGTTCTTCGGTCGCTCATGATTCACACAATATTATTGTGGTGGGTACGAGTGACGAACAAATGGCAAGGGCAGCCAACCTGATTATAGAAAATAAAGGAGGATTATCTGTGGTCAATTTAAGGGAAAGCTTCGTATTAGGACTGAAAATAGCAGGATTAATGAGTGATGCTGATGGTTTTGTGGTTGCTAAAGATTACATTGACATTGATATAAAGGCAAAAGAGCTAGGTTGCACACTCCTATCACCTTATATGACCTTGAGTTTTATGGCATTGCTAGTGATTCCTCAAATCAAATTAAGTGATAAAGGATTGTTCGATTGTGATTTTTTTATGTTTACGAATGTTTTTGGGCAAGAAAAGGGTATTTAA
- a CDS encoding sensor histidine kinase, giving the protein MNVFFWEGNPSMEIQILNAALIIIFIFNLFLTGLNLYLSNYLLFGLCIFVGVTILSYLYLLRVKRAYKTSFYLASLTTYPILAINFINNDGINGPTFYVFLLVHLLILCIVESRHYLFWSGLNVVFFIGLYYIGLYQEDWIPLNYSTKNEIFIDHTLTYLACIIGVSILVVSLKRFYGIQKGRVKQKTMELIELNKSLKQTSDKKDKIITIISHDLKNPLQSIIQTLELINSGDLSEEDIKYLRKELLKTTRSTYQMMENILEWSSFELKNESVREKKILVKDLIQDTVEILKVIGKQKDITVQINYHKNPMINIETDRLLLIFRNLVQNAIKFTPIGGLVTIDINCKEELLTLSITDNGIGIPPDRLKNIFSQDIKSTYGTEQEKGTGMGLHLCFQSAQKLSGHLNVRSTEGVGSSFKLIIPTGMND; this is encoded by the coding sequence ATGAATGTTTTTTTCTGGGAGGGTAATCCTTCCATGGAAATTCAAATACTTAATGCTGCCCTGATCATTATTTTTATTTTCAACCTTTTTTTAACAGGCTTGAACTTATACCTTTCCAATTATTTACTATTCGGTCTTTGTATATTTGTAGGTGTTACCATTCTCAGCTACTTGTATTTATTAAGAGTAAAACGTGCCTATAAAACTTCCTTTTATCTAGCAAGTCTAACCACCTACCCTATTTTAGCTATTAATTTCATAAATAACGATGGGATTAATGGACCAACTTTTTACGTTTTCCTACTTGTACATTTACTTATACTTTGTATAGTTGAGAGTAGGCATTATTTGTTTTGGTCAGGATTGAATGTCGTGTTTTTTATAGGGCTATACTATATTGGCCTGTACCAAGAAGATTGGATACCACTAAATTATAGCACAAAAAATGAAATTTTTATAGACCATACTTTAACCTATTTAGCATGCATTATTGGTGTGTCTATTTTGGTGGTTAGTTTGAAACGGTTTTATGGTATTCAGAAAGGCCGGGTGAAGCAAAAAACCATGGAGTTGATAGAATTAAACAAAAGCCTAAAACAAACCAGTGACAAAAAGGATAAAATAATTACTATCATATCACATGATCTTAAAAATCCACTTCAGTCCATCATACAGACACTAGAGCTTATAAACTCTGGAGATCTCTCAGAGGAAGATATCAAATACCTTCGAAAGGAGCTGTTAAAAACTACCAGAAGTACCTATCAAATGATGGAGAATATATTGGAATGGTCTTCATTCGAATTGAAAAATGAGTCTGTTCGGGAAAAGAAAATTTTGGTGAAAGATCTTATTCAAGATACGGTAGAAATTCTGAAGGTGATTGGCAAGCAGAAAGATATCACGGTCCAGATCAATTACCATAAAAACCCTATGATCAATATTGAAACAGATAGACTTCTGCTCATTTTTAGGAACTTGGTTCAAAATGCAATCAAATTTACCCCAATAGGGGGGCTTGTCACCATCGATATTAATTGTAAAGAAGAATTGCTTACACTTAGTATTACAGATAATGGTATTGGAATTCCTCCTGATCGATTGAAAAATATTTTTTCGCAAGATATAAAATCGACCTATGGTACTGAACAGGAAAAAGGAACGGGTATGGGGCTCCATTTGTGCTTTCAAAGTGCCCAAAAATTAAGTGGTCACTTGAATGTAAGAAGTACAGAAGGTGTTGGTTCAAGCTTTAAGCTAATTATTCCTACAGGAATGAATGATTAA
- a CDS encoding DUF3810 domain-containing protein: MGFSRWVGGYLGLLAIVLRFLAELNPHLTEKWYSITIFPLVRAVLDYSFILLPFPAFYLILLLLLYMGYRSIQSYGKIKIRRKKLIFLPRVLINFFGWIIFLFLILWGYNYYRIPLYQHLSLNPEPLPIELLLEEMEATQESLLSIRRGLQADSSAIAKVPEFSLQNSLIRQEMKDLLNSWGHSWRGKPLVKQFYPVGSLRKLGIFGIYFPFTGEAYLDPSLHPLEKSFTMAHELAHGFGITNEGEANFMAWLVCSESKHPYIQYAATMKLFRYQLNGLYKVNEDNYSNFVGKIPKAIKRDIKEIQTSNSAIKPFSLELSRRSNDLYLKSQGVREGVNSYAQLPMLAHAWKTKNRQAAKAN, translated from the coding sequence ATGGGCTTTAGTAGGTGGGTAGGTGGTTACCTCGGGTTGTTGGCTATAGTATTAAGGTTCCTTGCAGAATTGAACCCTCACCTGACGGAAAAATGGTATTCTATCACCATATTCCCTTTGGTCAGGGCAGTGCTTGATTACTCATTTATCCTATTGCCCTTCCCCGCCTTTTACCTGATTTTGCTGCTTTTGCTTTACATGGGGTACCGTTCCATTCAAAGCTATGGCAAAATTAAAATCAGGCGAAAAAAGTTAATATTTTTACCCAGAGTATTAATCAACTTTTTTGGGTGGATTATTTTTTTATTTCTGATACTTTGGGGATACAATTATTACCGCATCCCATTATATCAACACCTCAGCTTAAATCCTGAGCCATTGCCAATTGAACTATTGCTTGAAGAAATGGAAGCCACGCAGGAATCCTTACTTTCAATAAGAAGAGGTCTACAGGCAGATTCATCAGCTATAGCCAAAGTACCAGAGTTTTCATTACAAAACTCCTTGATTCGTCAAGAGATGAAAGATTTGTTAAATAGTTGGGGACATAGTTGGAGAGGAAAACCATTGGTCAAGCAATTTTACCCTGTGGGCAGCCTCCGCAAACTTGGGATTTTCGGTATCTACTTCCCTTTCACTGGAGAAGCTTATTTAGATCCTAGCCTGCATCCATTAGAAAAGAGTTTTACCATGGCCCACGAATTAGCGCATGGTTTCGGTATAACCAATGAAGGAGAAGCCAATTTTATGGCTTGGTTGGTTTGCTCAGAAAGCAAACATCCATACATTCAGTATGCCGCTACAATGAAATTATTTCGGTATCAACTCAATGGTTTATATAAAGTAAACGAAGACAATTATTCGAATTTTGTAGGTAAAATCCCTAAGGCAATTAAAAGAGACATAAAGGAAATTCAAACTAGTAACAGTGCCATTAAACCTTTTTCGCTTGAACTGAGTCGAAGGTCCAATGACCTTTATCTAAAATCTCAAGGGGTAAGAGAAGGTGTAAACAGTTATGCCCAGTTGCCCATGCTAGCCCATGCCTGGAAAACGAAAAATAGACAGGCAGCAAAAGCCAATTAA
- a CDS encoding NifU family protein, whose translation MLEAQKKPVHLYMEANPNPNSLKFVANFMLAEDGVSFDFPDEQSAANSPLALELFNFAAVERVFIASNFVTVTKNADVPWENIQDHIRNHMKGYLETGKQAITTQFEGGDPLFDENDSEVVKKIKGILDEYIRPAVEQDGGAIVFHSFQDGIVKVLLQGSCSGCPSSTVTLKAGIENLLTRMLPEVKSVEAEGV comes from the coding sequence ATGCTAGAAGCTCAAAAAAAACCTGTACACCTGTACATGGAGGCCAATCCAAATCCAAATTCTTTAAAATTTGTAGCCAATTTTATGTTGGCAGAAGATGGTGTAAGTTTTGATTTTCCGGACGAGCAAAGTGCGGCCAATTCACCTCTTGCATTAGAGTTATTCAATTTTGCTGCTGTTGAACGGGTTTTCATTGCCTCCAATTTTGTGACGGTTACTAAAAATGCCGATGTACCTTGGGAAAATATTCAAGACCATATCAGAAACCATATGAAAGGCTATCTGGAAACAGGTAAGCAAGCCATAACTACACAATTTGAGGGTGGTGATCCATTGTTCGATGAAAACGACAGCGAGGTTGTCAAAAAAATCAAAGGCATTCTAGATGAATATATTCGTCCTGCTGTAGAACAAGATGGAGGTGCAATTGTATTCCATAGCTTCCAGGATGGAATAGTAAAGGTACTATTGCAAGGATCCTGCTCTGGATGTCCTTCAAGTACTGTTACCCTTAAAGCGGGTATAGAAAACCTACTGACTAGAATGTTGCCTGAAGTTAAGAGTGTGGAAGCGGAAGGGGTTTAA
- a CDS encoding dicarboxylate/amino acid:cation symporter — protein sequence MKRKIPLHTQILIGLVLGLAVGLVVVKFRISPDFINDYVQPIGTIFITSLKMIAVPLVLASLIVGVSNLGDITKLSRIGGKTILTYIFTTALSVSVGLLLVNLFNPGKSLPSETREKLMELYDETAGSKYQEAEQLQSQSPLKPLVDMVPENIFQAAAANEMMLQVVFFAIIMGIALIRIPKAKSAPVIAFFDGINDVIIEIVGFIMILAPYGVFALMASLIVDITGDNPDSAVELLLALLKYSLVVIGGLLLMVLFFYPMILKTFTKVKYMDFFKALRPAQLLAFTTSSSSATLPVTMKQVEQEIGVSEEISSFVLPLGATINMDGTSLYQGVAAVFIAQAMGFDLSLSQQLMIVMTATLASIGTAGVPGAGIIMLIIVLESIGVPSAGIALILAPDRILDMFRTIVNVTGDAMVCTVVASTEGELPEGLIRKSNPMTNT from the coding sequence ATGAAAAGAAAAATACCTCTTCACACCCAAATCCTTATAGGGCTGGTTTTGGGATTAGCTGTTGGCCTTGTTGTAGTGAAATTTAGGATATCTCCAGATTTCATCAATGACTATGTACAACCAATAGGGACTATTTTTATTACCTCCCTTAAAATGATAGCGGTGCCATTGGTTCTGGCCTCATTGATAGTCGGGGTTTCAAATTTAGGGGACATTACCAAGCTAAGTAGAATAGGTGGAAAGACCATATTGACCTATATTTTCACAACGGCCCTATCCGTATCGGTTGGATTATTATTGGTAAACCTATTCAATCCTGGAAAAAGTCTCCCTTCTGAAACCAGGGAAAAGTTGATGGAACTGTATGATGAAACAGCAGGCAGCAAATATCAGGAAGCCGAACAACTTCAGAGCCAAAGTCCTTTAAAACCATTGGTAGATATGGTTCCTGAAAACATCTTCCAAGCTGCAGCAGCCAATGAAATGATGCTGCAGGTGGTGTTTTTTGCAATCATCATGGGAATCGCTTTGATTAGGATCCCAAAAGCCAAATCAGCCCCAGTTATTGCTTTCTTTGACGGCATAAACGATGTCATCATAGAAATCGTAGGCTTTATTATGATTTTAGCTCCATATGGAGTTTTTGCTTTGATGGCTTCTCTAATCGTAGACATAACGGGGGACAATCCTGATTCCGCAGTGGAGTTATTATTGGCCTTATTGAAATACAGCCTAGTGGTGATCGGAGGATTATTATTAATGGTCCTGTTTTTTTATCCCATGATCCTGAAGACTTTCACAAAGGTCAAATACATGGATTTCTTTAAAGCGCTTCGCCCTGCTCAATTGTTGGCTTTTACTACAAGCTCTAGCTCAGCTACCTTGCCGGTAACCATGAAACAAGTAGAGCAAGAAATAGGGGTATCAGAGGAAATCAGTAGCTTTGTTTTGCCTCTGGGAGCCACAATCAACATGGACGGAACAAGCCTGTATCAGGGAGTTGCCGCGGTTTTCATTGCGCAAGCCATGGGTTTCGACCTTTCCCTTAGCCAACAGCTAATGATTGTAATGACGGCCACGTTAGCCTCTATAGGCACCGCCGGAGTTCCAGGAGCAGGCATTATTATGTTGATCATCGTTTTGGAATCTATAGGCGTACCTTCTGCTGGAATTGCCTTAATCTTGGCTCCAGATAGAATATTGGATATGTTCAGAACTATTGTGAATGTGACAGGAGACGCGATGGTATGTACCGTAGTAGCCTCTACAGAAGGAGAATTGCCAGAAGGACTGATCCGAAAATCAAACCCCATGACCAATACCTGA
- the aroC gene encoding chorismate synthase, whose product MRNTFGNQFTITTFGESHGKGLGVIIDGCPAGIKIDEDFIRLELQRRKPGQSKITTQRKEEDEFEILSGVFEGQSTGTPIAMVIYNTDQKSKDYSHIAEKFRPSHADYTYHEKFGVRDYRGGGRSSARETAARVAAGAVAKLLLANYGVEINAYVSQAGAVRLEKPYQELDFSQTESNIVRCPDADTADKMIQLIDQTRKEKDTIGGVVSCVAKGVPVGLGEPVFDRLHAVLGHAMLSINAVKGFEFGSGFEGVTMKGSEHNDAFYKEGDRVRTRTNHSGGIQGGISNGEDIYFKVAFKPVATIMQDQESVDTKGEAATVSGKGRHDPCVVPRAVPIVEAMCALVLADHLLLNRSSKI is encoded by the coding sequence ATGCGTAATACATTCGGAAACCAATTCACAATTACTACATTCGGAGAATCCCACGGGAAGGGCCTCGGAGTGATTATAGACGGCTGCCCAGCAGGTATTAAAATCGATGAGGATTTTATCAGGTTGGAATTACAAAGGAGAAAGCCTGGTCAATCCAAAATCACGACCCAAAGAAAGGAAGAAGATGAGTTTGAAATTCTTTCAGGCGTTTTTGAGGGCCAAAGCACCGGTACTCCTATCGCCATGGTCATCTATAATACAGACCAGAAAAGTAAAGATTACTCTCATATAGCAGAAAAATTCAGGCCTTCTCATGCTGACTATACCTACCATGAAAAATTTGGGGTAAGGGATTATCGAGGAGGAGGAAGAAGTAGCGCAAGGGAAACGGCGGCAAGAGTAGCCGCAGGAGCGGTTGCCAAGCTATTGCTAGCCAATTATGGAGTAGAAATCAATGCCTATGTAAGCCAAGCAGGCGCTGTACGTCTTGAAAAACCATACCAAGAATTAGATTTTAGTCAAACAGAATCCAATATTGTTCGTTGTCCAGATGCTGACACAGCTGATAAGATGATTCAACTGATCGACCAGACCAGAAAAGAAAAGGACACCATAGGTGGAGTAGTTAGCTGCGTAGCCAAAGGTGTTCCAGTCGGCTTGGGCGAGCCTGTTTTTGACAGGCTCCATGCTGTTTTGGGACATGCTATGTTGAGCATCAATGCAGTCAAAGGATTTGAGTTTGGCAGCGGGTTTGAAGGGGTAACAATGAAAGGTTCCGAACACAATGATGCTTTTTACAAAGAAGGTGACAGGGTTAGAACCCGTACCAATCATTCTGGAGGAATCCAAGGAGGAATCTCTAATGGAGAAGACATTTATTTTAAAGTGGCCTTTAAACCTGTAGCTACAATCATGCAGGACCAGGAGAGTGTAGATACAAAAGGAGAAGCTGCTACCGTTTCCGGAAAAGGACGTCACGATCCTTGCGTAGTTCCCCGTGCTGTACCCATTGTAGAAGCCATGTGTGCCTTGGTATTGGCAGACCATCTACTTCTTAACCGGTCCAGCAAAATTTAA
- a CDS encoding BatD family protein — MSLTKNHFLFVCLLGLFSLAAHAQDVKIELGENEVALNETFTIKVIVSGDKIRSNDQLPEIPGFQKQGISQSSSMNIINGQMSSTNSIIQYYKPLRKGQFTLPGFKVAVNGITASSPGTTITVVDARSNANTNRALDPFDDLFGRNNTEQPEYVEVEDDAFFSLSVSKDEVYVGEGFSVSFAFYMSESNQAPFNFHEPGKQLERIINEIKPGNAWEENFNITSIQPERVEFGGKRWTKYKVYEANFYPFNAGTVDFPSVGWEMIKYKVAKNPSFFGSNRLQDFKTFYSQPKSIKVKELPPHPLKNEVSVGNYRLRENFSELDVKTGEGFTYDFIITGEGNISSIRPPKVRKGQKLNTFDPNEQVQINRGRGKVTGMKEYSYFMTLNEAEEVSLKDHFEWIYFDPELAQYDTLIPQAVVRVTGESRMNQAISSTRLGGLYDLIEVEDNKLLNQGYKSYFSTLINILLLLALILLAYLIVKKK, encoded by the coding sequence ATGTCTTTAACGAAAAACCATTTTCTTTTTGTCTGCCTGCTGGGTCTTTTTTCATTAGCTGCTCATGCTCAGGATGTCAAAATCGAATTGGGCGAAAATGAGGTTGCACTGAATGAGACCTTCACCATAAAAGTGATCGTGTCTGGTGACAAAATTAGGTCCAATGACCAACTGCCAGAGATTCCTGGCTTTCAAAAACAAGGTATCTCTCAGAGTTCATCGATGAACATTATCAATGGTCAGATGAGTAGTACCAACAGCATCATTCAGTATTACAAACCTTTGAGAAAGGGACAATTTACTCTTCCAGGGTTTAAAGTAGCTGTAAATGGGATCACTGCTTCCTCCCCTGGCACAACCATAACAGTGGTAGATGCCCGGTCAAATGCAAATACTAATCGTGCACTGGATCCATTTGATGATCTTTTTGGAAGAAATAATACTGAACAACCTGAATATGTGGAGGTGGAAGACGATGCATTCTTCTCCCTTTCTGTTAGTAAGGATGAAGTTTACGTCGGTGAAGGTTTTAGCGTTAGTTTTGCCTTCTACATGTCTGAGAGCAATCAGGCTCCTTTTAATTTCCATGAGCCAGGCAAACAGCTTGAAAGGATTATAAATGAAATAAAACCGGGAAATGCCTGGGAAGAAAACTTCAATATCACCAGCATTCAACCCGAGCGGGTAGAGTTTGGGGGCAAAAGATGGACAAAATACAAAGTATATGAAGCCAACTTCTATCCTTTCAATGCCGGGACAGTGGATTTTCCTTCTGTAGGTTGGGAAATGATAAAATACAAGGTGGCTAAAAACCCAAGCTTCTTTGGTAGCAATAGATTACAGGATTTCAAAACCTTCTACTCCCAACCAAAGTCTATAAAAGTAAAAGAACTGCCACCACATCCGCTAAAAAATGAGGTAAGTGTGGGCAATTACAGGCTAAGGGAAAACTTTAGTGAACTGGATGTCAAAACTGGAGAAGGTTTCACCTATGATTTCATCATCACAGGTGAGGGAAATATAAGTTCCATACGTCCTCCAAAAGTAAGGAAGGGACAGAAACTAAATACCTTTGATCCAAATGAGCAAGTTCAAATCAATAGAGGTAGAGGTAAAGTCACTGGAATGAAAGAATACAGTTATTTTATGACTTTAAATGAAGCTGAAGAGGTATCTTTGAAAGACCATTTTGAATGGATCTATTTTGATCCTGAACTAGCTCAGTACGATACCCTCATCCCACAAGCTGTAGTGAGGGTCACTGGGGAAAGCAGGATGAATCAAGCCATTTCGTCTACCAGACTCGGTGGTTTATATGACCTAATAGAAGTAGAAGACAATAAACTTTTAAACCAAGGATATAAGTCTTATTTTTCCACCCTAATTAATATTTTGCTGTTGCTGGCACTTATATTATTGGCTTATTTGATTGTTAAGAAAAAATAA